From the genome of Halobellus litoreus, one region includes:
- a CDS encoding twin-arginine translocation signal domain-containing protein gives MTQDGQPFSRIDRRKFIKATGASAVAATLAGCTSGGNGDGGGDGDSGGDGDSGGSGDGGGDSGGDGGGDSGGSGDLTTVSFATPPVGMPVNIVMEYYLAENDLIQPRFAEDGYQLDYELTFEDATLFASGQIDMGTVSWVEDARLGVEQDQQLVTFGNIEGVVSTPWVEVGGPYDPDETGSVQASLDKIVDEGARFGIPGWAAGAVPHLQNIIQEKYGYNLAQDGGDFNVQTTDRGTMPQLTLRGDLATAVHSASSAGLTEIVNGELKPLLWIWNDYLEEGWGRPPLVSLSTRLDFAEENPEVLLNMINMWSEGLNYVQENIPEIAEDPAGQETLEAESQEEARFLMDLFSGNEVDQIESLSRSALYSEVGLDEQSVEDARSVMNVMEDLGQVPSGWQDHLTFMTVSDLEEMV, from the coding sequence ATGACACAGGACGGGCAGCCATTCAGTCGTATCGACAGGCGGAAATTCATCAAGGCGACCGGCGCCAGTGCGGTCGCAGCGACCCTCGCAGGCTGTACGAGCGGTGGAAACGGCGATGGCGGCGGAGACGGCGATAGCGGCGGAGACGGTGACAGCGGCGGAAGCGGCGATGGCGGTGGGGACAGCGGCGGAGACGGCGGTGGCGACTCCGGCGGCAGCGGTGACCTGACCACGGTGTCGTTCGCGACACCCCCGGTCGGGATGCCGGTGAACATCGTGATGGAGTACTACCTCGCCGAAAACGACCTCATCCAGCCCCGCTTCGCGGAGGACGGGTACCAACTCGACTACGAACTCACGTTCGAGGACGCGACGCTCTTCGCCTCCGGACAGATCGATATGGGGACCGTGAGTTGGGTCGAGGACGCGCGCCTGGGCGTCGAACAGGATCAGCAGTTGGTCACGTTCGGGAACATCGAGGGCGTCGTCTCGACCCCGTGGGTCGAGGTCGGCGGTCCGTACGATCCGGACGAGACCGGCAGCGTCCAGGCGTCCCTCGACAAGATCGTCGACGAGGGCGCGCGCTTCGGGATCCCCGGCTGGGCCGCCGGCGCGGTGCCGCACCTCCAGAACATCATCCAGGAGAAGTACGGATACAACCTGGCGCAGGACGGCGGCGACTTCAACGTCCAGACGACCGACCGCGGCACGATGCCGCAACTCACGCTCCGCGGGGACCTCGCGACGGCCGTCCACTCGGCCTCGTCGGCGGGGCTCACCGAAATCGTCAACGGGGAGCTCAAACCGCTGCTGTGGATCTGGAACGACTACCTCGAAGAGGGATGGGGCCGACCGCCACTCGTCAGCCTCTCGACGAGACTCGACTTCGCCGAGGAGAACCCCGAAGTGCTCCTGAATATGATCAATATGTGGAGTGAGGGTCTCAACTACGTCCAAGAAAACATTCCGGAGATCGCCGAGGACCCAGCAGGACAGGAGACGCTCGAAGCCGAGAGCCAGGAGGAAGCGCGGTTCCTGATGGACCTGTTCTCCGGCAACGAGGTCGACCAGATCGAGAGCCTCTCGCGCTCGGCGCTGTACTCCGAAGTCGGCCTCGACGAACAGTCCGTCGAGGACGCCCGGAGCGTTATGAACGTGATGGAGGACCTGGGACAGGTTCCCTCGGGCTGGCAGGATCACCTCACGTTCATGACGGTTTCTGACCTCGAAGAGATGGTCTGA
- a CDS encoding thiamine pyrophosphate-requiring protein: MSASEPDPTTADRTAAERFLRSFHRHGVEYVFANLGTDHTPLLEAAAAVRRAGDEDAIPGIVSCPHEFAAMSAAHGYAAVTGEPQVVLVHVDVGTQNLGAAMHNAHRAGAPVYVLAGLAPVTDAGHSGSRDHPVHYFQDVFDQPGIVREYCRWVDQYRPPADPAETVRRGLERAVSEPAGPVYVTATREALSETVEPTPATAARRRVGPGGADGDETDRLLDLVRDADRPAVITSDLGRAPAEERVEALVTFAEAAGAGVVEQTPTTLCFPRDHGQHVGYDPTVALERADLVILADTDVPWIPDGDAVATHATVVQIDPDPTKPAFPRWPFAVDESIQADAAATLSAVADRLDAANEDGLSFWRDVAAERRADAEARLSADTEAGRLTPTVLSDAVESIVDEETIVVEDAVTSRPAIMSQIRLSEPGSYFWKGGAGLGWAGGAGVGAKLASPDSRVISLVGDGSYLFANPSACALLAAEYDAPTLTVVYDNQGWNAVEGATTAQYPDGAAAADAVPESHIETTMDLSAPATLVDAHTRVVDDPDELPGALTDAVEAVEDGTPAVLDVKVERP; encoded by the coding sequence GTGTCAGCATCCGAACCGGACCCCACGACAGCCGACCGTACCGCCGCAGAGAGGTTCCTTCGCTCGTTCCACCGCCACGGTGTCGAGTACGTCTTCGCGAACCTCGGGACCGACCACACCCCGCTCCTGGAGGCGGCCGCCGCTGTCAGGCGGGCCGGAGACGAAGACGCGATCCCCGGCATCGTCTCCTGTCCCCACGAGTTCGCCGCGATGAGCGCCGCGCACGGCTACGCCGCCGTGACGGGTGAGCCGCAGGTCGTCTTGGTCCACGTCGACGTCGGGACCCAGAACCTCGGCGCGGCGATGCACAACGCCCACCGAGCCGGCGCGCCGGTGTACGTGCTCGCGGGCCTCGCGCCCGTGACCGACGCCGGCCACTCCGGTTCCCGCGACCACCCCGTCCACTACTTCCAGGACGTCTTCGATCAGCCGGGAATCGTCCGGGAGTACTGCCGGTGGGTGGACCAGTACCGACCGCCGGCCGATCCGGCCGAGACGGTCCGCCGGGGACTGGAGCGCGCCGTTTCCGAGCCGGCCGGCCCCGTCTACGTCACGGCGACCCGCGAGGCGCTCAGCGAGACCGTGGAGCCGACGCCAGCGACCGCCGCGCGCCGCCGAGTCGGTCCCGGCGGCGCCGACGGCGACGAGACCGATCGACTCCTCGATCTCGTCCGGGACGCGGACCGGCCCGCCGTGATCACGAGCGACCTCGGTCGAGCGCCGGCCGAAGAGCGCGTCGAGGCGCTCGTGACGTTCGCCGAAGCGGCCGGTGCCGGCGTCGTCGAGCAGACCCCGACGACGCTCTGTTTCCCCCGGGACCACGGGCAGCACGTCGGCTACGATCCGACGGTAGCACTGGAGCGCGCGGACCTCGTGATCCTCGCCGACACCGACGTCCCCTGGATCCCCGACGGGGACGCCGTCGCGACCCACGCGACCGTCGTCCAGATCGATCCCGACCCGACGAAACCCGCGTTCCCCCGGTGGCCGTTCGCGGTCGACGAGTCGATCCAGGCGGACGCCGCGGCGACGCTGTCGGCCGTCGCCGACCGTCTCGACGCTGCGAACGAGGACGGTCTGTCATTCTGGCGGGACGTCGCCGCCGAGCGGCGGGCGGACGCGGAAGCCCGCCTCTCGGCCGACACCGAGGCGGGCCGACTCACGCCGACGGTGCTCTCGGACGCGGTCGAATCGATCGTCGACGAGGAGACGATCGTCGTCGAAGACGCGGTCACCAGCCGCCCCGCGATTATGTCGCAAATACGACTCTCGGAGCCGGGAAGCTACTTCTGGAAGGGCGGTGCGGGCCTCGGCTGGGCGGGCGGGGCGGGCGTCGGCGCGAAGTTGGCCAGCCCCGACAGCCGCGTGATCTCGCTCGTCGGCGACGGCTCCTACCTGTTCGCGAACCCCTCCGCGTGTGCTCTGCTCGCCGCCGAGTACGACGCACCGACCCTCACCGTCGTCTACGACAACCAGGGGTGGAACGCCGTCGAGGGCGCGACGACGGCGCAGTACCCCGACGGGGCGGCCGCCGCGGACGCCGTGCCGGAGAGCCACATCGAGACCACGATGGATCTCTCGGCCCCGGCGACGCTGGTCGACGCCCACACGCGCGTCGTCGACGACCCCGACGAACTGCCGGGAGCGCTGACGGACGCCGTCGAGGCCGTCGAGGACGGAACGCCCGCGGTGCTCGACGTGAAGGTCGAGCGACCGTAG
- a CDS encoding IclR family transcriptional regulator: MTDDAPPLKTIQRAFEIMDVLKEQKTVGVAELSRRLDVPKSTVHDYLRTLRSMGYVINENGSYRLGFELLELGGQVKYRNRLFHVAKPELERLVDKTGELVSINVEERGRFVILHTEFGSESLRLGIYPGLKTPIHTHAGGKVILAHLEEESFREILDEHGLEARTEHTITDEDALRSELEAIRERGYGIDRNEQVVGMGAVAAPIKVGEEVLGSIGVVCPSDRLRDEEYRQELADEVQKSANIVSVNYQYAP, encoded by the coding sequence ATGACCGACGACGCCCCACCACTCAAGACGATTCAGCGGGCCTTCGAGATAATGGACGTGCTGAAAGAGCAGAAGACGGTCGGTGTCGCGGAGCTTTCCAGACGGCTCGACGTGCCGAAGAGTACAGTACACGATTATCTCAGAACCCTGCGCTCGATGGGATACGTGATCAACGAGAACGGCAGCTACCGGCTGGGATTCGAGCTGCTGGAGTTGGGCGGACAGGTGAAATATCGGAACCGACTCTTCCACGTGGCGAAGCCGGAACTCGAACGACTGGTGGACAAGACGGGTGAGCTGGTCAGTATCAACGTCGAAGAGCGGGGCCGGTTCGTCATCCTACACACCGAGTTCGGTTCCGAATCGCTCCGACTCGGGATTTATCCGGGGCTGAAAACGCCGATTCACACCCACGCGGGCGGGAAGGTGATACTCGCGCACCTCGAGGAGGAATCGTTTCGGGAGATCCTCGACGAACACGGACTCGAAGCGCGGACAGAACACACGATCACCGACGAAGACGCGCTCCGGTCGGAACTCGAAGCGATCCGCGAGCGGGGCTATGGCATCGACCGCAACGAACAGGTCGTCGGTATGGGCGCGGTCGCCGCCCCGATCAAGGTCGGCGAGGAGGTACTCGGATCAATCGGCGTCGTCTGCCCCTCGGACCGCCTTCGCGACGAGGAGTATCGGCAGGAACTCGCCGACGAGGTCCAGAAATCGGCAAACATCGTCTCCGTGAACTACCAGTACGCGCCGTGA
- a CDS encoding ABC transporter permease → MSTSQLRGTVEGVLLGNRRVVFVESILLLILVWELSARVFAITDLIASPLLVGASMYEMLQAGEWVMHFVASMQRIVYGFVAALVVGIVGGIALGVSNFWGRVLRYYVLVGMAVPGLFVVIFTAMAFGISDTTPMLATAVITAPFVVDMIQSGVENVDSDLLNMSSAFGVSRTRVYKRVLFSSILPEIFSSIRFTFSVAWKVTILAEVVISNVGIGFLIRDNMSRFSMVGVLQYVVLFVIVMMIIEYGVFSKTEQYLFSWREDVKSSMGTGPR, encoded by the coding sequence ATGAGTACCTCACAGCTACGCGGGACGGTGGAAGGAGTCCTCCTCGGCAACCGGAGAGTCGTCTTCGTCGAGTCGATCCTCCTCCTCATCCTCGTCTGGGAACTGAGCGCCCGCGTCTTCGCCATCACCGACCTCATCGCCTCCCCGCTCCTGGTGGGGGCGTCGATGTACGAGATGCTCCAGGCCGGCGAGTGGGTGATGCACTTCGTCGCGTCGATGCAGCGGATCGTGTACGGGTTCGTCGCCGCGCTCGTCGTCGGCATCGTCGGCGGCATCGCGCTCGGGGTAAGCAACTTCTGGGGACGGGTGCTCCGCTACTACGTCCTGGTCGGGATGGCGGTGCCGGGGCTGTTCGTCGTCATCTTTACCGCGATGGCGTTCGGGATCAGCGACACGACGCCGATGCTCGCGACGGCGGTCATCACGGCCCCGTTCGTCGTGGATATGATCCAGAGCGGCGTCGAGAACGTCGATTCGGACCTGCTCAATATGTCGAGTGCGTTCGGCGTGTCGCGGACTCGGGTGTACAAACGAGTCCTGTTCTCGTCGATCCTCCCCGAGATCTTTTCGAGCATCCGGTTCACGTTCTCGGTCGCGTGGAAGGTGACCATCCTCGCGGAGGTCGTCATCTCGAACGTCGGGATCGGTTTCCTGATCCGAGACAACATGAGTCGGTTCTCGATGGTCGGCGTGCTCCAGTACGTCGTCCTGTTCGTGATCGTGATGATGATCATCGAATACGGCGTCTTCAGCAAGACCGAACAGTACCTCTTCTCCTGGCGCGAGGACGTCAAGTCCTCGATGGGCACCGGGCCGCGCTAA
- a CDS encoding IclR family transcriptional regulator: protein MTNDAIKLQSIRRVSEIIELLQKEGPLGATEITERLDVPTSTAHDYLSSLYDLEYLVKTEGKYDLGLRLLDHGIAARDRHAIADIGQQTITQLANETGEATWLVTEEHGRAVYLDYALGEHAVQTHARIGTRSYLHQLASGKSILAYLPEARVEGIIDRHGLEQRTPHTIDSRAQLLDELEATRERGYAINDQEAVEGARAVGKAIIVGGDVVGAISVVGPANRLTDQQLADGIVDQIRGAANELELKLGQA from the coding sequence ATGACAAACGACGCTATTAAGTTACAATCGATCCGACGGGTGTCCGAGATTATCGAATTGCTTCAGAAGGAGGGTCCGCTCGGTGCCACTGAGATCACGGAGAGACTCGACGTGCCGACGAGTACCGCGCACGACTACCTCTCGTCGCTGTACGACCTGGAATATCTCGTGAAGACGGAGGGAAAGTACGATCTGGGGCTTCGACTCCTCGATCACGGGATTGCGGCCCGTGACCGTCACGCCATTGCGGACATCGGACAGCAGACGATCACGCAACTGGCGAACGAGACCGGCGAAGCGACGTGGCTCGTGACGGAGGAACACGGCCGTGCGGTGTACCTCGACTACGCGCTCGGAGAACACGCGGTCCAGACGCACGCCCGGATCGGGACGCGCTCGTATTTGCACCAGTTGGCATCGGGAAAGAGCATCCTGGCGTATTTGCCCGAAGCGCGCGTCGAGGGGATAATCGACAGACACGGCCTCGAACAGCGGACGCCCCACACGATCGATTCCCGCGCGCAACTCCTCGACGAACTGGAAGCAACGCGGGAGCGTGGGTACGCGATCAACGATCAGGAGGCCGTCGAAGGGGCACGCGCGGTCGGAAAGGCGATCATCGTCGGCGGCGACGTGGTCGGCGCGATCAGCGTCGTCGGTCCGGCGAACCGGCTGACAGATCAACAGCTCGCCGACGGTATCGTCGATCAGATCCGCGGCGCCGCCAACGAACTCGAGTTGAAACTCGGGCAGGCGTGA
- a CDS encoding amidohydrolase family protein, producing the protein MPEIIDATSHIMSSEALDELEQVHPTSELDSLRNAPRMFDVEGRIEYLDANGIDRQVINLAAPMLWQGIDPDDALEATRVANNEIRRIADEHPDRFIPTATVPFLTDEYVDEVRRCIDDLGMHGVQIFSNIDGRMLDDDDFEEFYATVDDLDIPIWIHPQLADWHDYDQSHTWIYKMLAWPFDTNIALARLIFSGVLDRHENLEIISHHLGGSFPYQIGRIRSWYQTRTEEPELYQNPAIADLSEPLDAYFDRIYGDTAVSSQGESYPLECGLEFFGADNVVYSADYPFGPDKGRYWATEIIPLIENLDISEADREKILSGNIKRLLDL; encoded by the coding sequence ATGCCCGAGATCATAGACGCGACCTCGCACATAATGTCGAGCGAGGCGCTCGACGAACTGGAGCAGGTCCACCCGACCTCCGAACTGGATAGCCTTCGCAACGCACCGCGGATGTTCGACGTCGAGGGCCGTATCGAGTATCTGGACGCGAACGGGATCGACCGGCAGGTGATCAACCTCGCCGCGCCGATGCTCTGGCAGGGGATCGACCCCGACGACGCCTTGGAGGCGACCCGCGTCGCGAACAACGAGATCCGACGAATCGCCGACGAACACCCCGATCGGTTCATCCCCACGGCGACGGTGCCGTTCCTCACCGACGAGTACGTCGACGAGGTTCGCCGGTGCATCGACGACCTCGGGATGCACGGCGTCCAGATCTTCTCGAACATCGACGGGCGGATGCTCGATGACGACGACTTCGAGGAGTTCTACGCGACCGTCGACGACCTCGACATCCCCATCTGGATTCACCCGCAGCTCGCCGACTGGCACGACTACGACCAGTCTCACACCTGGATCTACAAGATGCTGGCGTGGCCGTTCGACACGAACATCGCGCTGGCTCGCCTCATTTTCTCGGGCGTCCTCGACCGCCACGAGAACCTCGAGATCATCTCTCACCACCTCGGCGGATCCTTCCCCTACCAGATCGGGCGGATCCGCTCGTGGTATCAGACGCGGACCGAGGAGCCGGAACTGTACCAGAACCCCGCGATCGCCGACCTCTCGGAACCGCTCGACGCGTACTTCGATCGGATCTACGGCGACACCGCCGTCAGCAGTCAAGGAGAGTCCTATCCGCTGGAGTGCGGACTGGAGTTCTTCGGCGCGGACAACGTCGTCTACAGCGCCGACTACCCCTTCGGGCCCGACAAGGGGCGGTACTGGGCGACCGAGATCATCCCGCTGATCGAGAACCTCGACATCTCGGAGGCGGACAGGGAGAAGATCCTCTCCGGCAACATCAAGCGGCTGCTGGATCTGTAG
- a CDS encoding aldehyde dehydrogenase family protein: protein MSQERVEHRGMFVNGNYHQMSDTFSVEDPSTGEEIASVTDAGESGVDAALDSAERAQVEWAAMDPVERGRVLRDVARALEDHVEELADISTQEIGRPIGQSRGLVGNAVDYVDYYAGMTDKIEGQTFPLKQSNQAFSRKEPIGISAQIVPWNAPVLLCFRGVAPALAAGNAVVVKPSPFAPGVILKLAEIASEAGLPDGLFNVVPGLVETSKSLTTDPRVDQITFTGSVSTGQIVGKAAIDQVIPTVLELGGKSPAVVFDDADLDDALDGAMKAITLVNGQVCFATTRIFVHEDVYDEFKSRYVDAVESITLGPGSENPDLGPVISPEAVEEIDSYVQNAADGGASVLTGGRPADRDGNFYEPTVIEGVDDDAPISCEEVFGPVINLYSFSDEEEAIRRANDTEYGLYATVWTNTLDRAHRVANGIEAGSVMVNQYAGSRPQTPFGGYKKSGLGREKGMQAVDHYTQLKTVNVDIGSVGDE from the coding sequence ATGTCTCAGGAGCGCGTCGAGCACCGCGGGATGTTCGTCAACGGCAACTACCATCAGATGAGCGACACGTTCTCGGTCGAGGACCCCTCGACGGGGGAGGAGATCGCGTCGGTAACGGACGCCGGCGAGAGCGGCGTCGACGCGGCTCTCGACTCTGCAGAGCGCGCACAAGTCGAGTGGGCGGCGATGGACCCCGTCGAGCGCGGTCGCGTGCTGCGCGACGTCGCCCGTGCGCTGGAAGATCACGTCGAGGAACTGGCCGACATCTCGACGCAGGAGATCGGGCGTCCGATCGGTCAGTCGAGGGGGCTGGTCGGCAACGCGGTGGACTACGTCGACTACTACGCGGGGATGACCGACAAGATCGAGGGGCAGACGTTTCCGCTGAAACAGTCGAATCAGGCGTTCAGCCGCAAGGAACCGATCGGAATAAGCGCCCAGATCGTGCCGTGGAACGCGCCGGTGCTGCTGTGTTTCCGCGGCGTCGCCCCCGCGCTGGCCGCCGGTAACGCCGTCGTGGTTAAACCCTCGCCCTTCGCCCCCGGCGTCATCCTGAAGCTCGCCGAAATCGCGAGCGAGGCGGGCCTTCCAGACGGGCTGTTCAACGTAGTCCCCGGACTGGTCGAGACCAGCAAGTCCCTGACCACGGACCCGCGCGTCGACCAGATCACGTTCACCGGGTCGGTCTCGACCGGACAGATCGTCGGCAAGGCGGCGATCGATCAGGTCATCCCGACCGTGCTGGAACTCGGCGGCAAGAGCCCGGCCGTCGTCTTCGACGACGCCGACCTCGACGACGCGCTCGACGGGGCGATGAAGGCGATCACGCTCGTCAACGGCCAGGTCTGCTTCGCGACGACGCGGATCTTCGTCCACGAGGACGTCTACGACGAGTTCAAATCCCGGTACGTCGACGCCGTCGAGTCGATCACCCTGGGTCCGGGGTCGGAGAACCCCGATCTGGGCCCGGTGATCTCCCCGGAGGCGGTCGAAGAGATCGATAGCTACGTCCAGAACGCGGCCGACGGCGGTGCGAGCGTGCTCACGGGCGGACGGCCAGCGGACCGCGACGGTAACTTCTACGAGCCGACGGTCATCGAGGGCGTCGACGACGACGCACCGATCTCGTGTGAGGAGGTGTTCGGACCGGTGATCAACCTCTACTCCTTCTCCGACGAGGAGGAGGCCATCCGCCGGGCGAACGACACGGAGTACGGCCTCTACGCGACCGTCTGGACGAACACGCTGGACCGCGCCCACCGCGTGGCCAACGGGATCGAGGCGGGCAGCGTGATGGTCAACCAGTACGCCGGCTCACGCCCGCAGACGCCGTTCGGCGGCTACAAGAAGAGCGGGCTCGGTCGCGAGAAGGGAATGCAGGCGGTCGATCACTACACGCAGTTGAAGACGGTCAACGTCGACATCGGCTCCGTCGGCGACGAGTAA
- a CDS encoding archaea-specific SMC-related protein, producing MATSEQLTDSAHFSVENVGGIDHTEVDIPPGVTVLTGKNATNRTSFLRSIMAAMGSHRVSLKGDADHGRVELTLDGTTYERTLTRAGDGVTFDGDAYLDDPAVADLFAFLLETNDARQAAARGEQLRDVIMRPVDVDAIRSQIRSLEDQKGDINDELARIESNKRDLPDLEQQRTQLREKIEDKREELADLEADIDDSSRDVEEGRKEQAELEEKLQELRSTRSELESIRRKIERQEESISSLKRERSDLEDDLEELPEAPMGEHQNLEADIDRLRTERQDLNTEINELRSLIQYNEERLEAEDYDLLEDGGTAADSGEGSVTDQLVASESETVVCWTCGSSVEREQIESTIERLKRLRTEKVDELNDIKTRLEEKKEAQREATKKQRKRSEIERKLDDIESELQRRDEQIDALKQNRESLTEEVEALESDVENLESADFEEILSLHKEANQLEFEIDSLESDLEEVTEEIESIEADVERADELREERSELVEELTDQRTKIDQIEAEAVESFNEHMESILELLGYENIERIWIERIEGAGTSEGQTRFELHIVRTTENGAAYEDTIEHLSESEREVTGLIFALAGYLVHDLHETVPFMLLDSLEAIDSDRIADLVEYFADYAEFLVVALLPEDAQALDEEFTRVTSI from the coding sequence ATGGCGACTTCCGAACAACTGACTGACTCCGCTCACTTCTCTGTCGAGAACGTCGGCGGCATCGATCACACCGAAGTAGACATCCCACCCGGCGTTACCGTCCTCACCGGCAAAAACGCCACCAATCGCACCTCCTTCCTCCGCTCGATTATGGCCGCCATGGGCAGCCATCGCGTCTCTCTGAAAGGCGACGCCGACCACGGTCGTGTCGAACTCACCCTCGACGGCACCACCTACGAGCGCACTCTCACCCGCGCCGGCGACGGCGTCACCTTCGACGGCGACGCCTACCTCGACGACCCCGCCGTCGCCGACCTCTTCGCCTTCCTCTTGGAAACCAACGACGCCCGCCAGGCCGCCGCCCGCGGCGAGCAGTTGCGCGACGTCATCATGCGCCCCGTCGACGTCGACGCCATCCGCTCGCAAATCCGCTCCCTCGAAGACCAGAAGGGTGACATCAACGACGAACTCGCCCGCATCGAATCCAACAAGCGCGACCTCCCCGACCTCGAACAACAGCGCACCCAACTCCGCGAGAAAATCGAGGACAAACGCGAAGAACTCGCCGACCTCGAAGCCGACATCGACGACAGCAGCCGCGACGTCGAAGAAGGCCGCAAAGAGCAAGCCGAACTCGAAGAGAAACTCCAGGAACTCCGCTCGACCCGCTCGGAACTGGAATCCATCCGCCGCAAAATCGAACGCCAAGAGGAGAGCATCTCCTCGCTGAAACGCGAGCGCAGCGACCTCGAAGACGACCTCGAAGAACTACCCGAGGCGCCGATGGGCGAGCACCAAAACCTCGAAGCCGACATCGACCGCTTGCGAACCGAGCGCCAGGACCTCAACACGGAGATCAACGAGCTTCGGAGCCTCATCCAGTACAACGAGGAACGCCTCGAAGCCGAAGACTACGACCTCTTAGAAGACGGCGGCACGGCCGCCGACAGCGGCGAGGGCTCGGTGACCGACCAACTGGTCGCCTCCGAGTCCGAGACCGTGGTGTGTTGGACCTGCGGCTCCTCTGTCGAGCGCGAACAGATCGAATCGACGATCGAACGGCTGAAACGCCTGCGCACGGAGAAAGTCGACGAGCTGAACGACATCAAAACGAGGCTGGAAGAGAAGAAGGAGGCCCAGCGGGAGGCGACGAAGAAACAGCGCAAGCGCTCGGAAATCGAACGCAAACTCGACGACATCGAGTCGGAACTCCAGCGGCGCGACGAGCAGATCGACGCGCTGAAGCAGAACCGCGAGTCGCTGACCGAGGAGGTCGAAGCCTTAGAGTCGGACGTGGAGAACCTCGAATCGGCTGATTTCGAGGAGATCCTGTCGCTGCACAAGGAGGCGAACCAACTGGAGTTCGAGATCGACAGTTTGGAATCGGATCTCGAGGAAGTGACCGAAGAGATCGAGTCGATCGAAGCGGACGTCGAGCGGGCGGACGAACTCCGGGAGGAGCGCTCGGAGCTCGTGGAAGAGCTGACGGATCAGCGGACGAAGATCGATCAGATCGAGGCGGAAGCGGTCGAATCGTTCAACGAGCATATGGAGTCGATTCTGGAGCTGTTGGGCTACGAGAACATCGAGCGGATCTGGATCGAGCGGATCGAGGGTGCGGGGACGAGCGAGGGACAGACGCGGTTCGAGTTGCACATTGTGCGGACGACGGAGAACGGGGCGGCCTACGAGGACACGATCGAGCACCTCTCGGAGAGCGAGCGGGAGGTGACGGGATTGATATTCGCGCTGGCGGGCTATCTGGTGCACGACCTCCACGAGACGGTTCCGTTCATGTTGTTGGATTCGCTGGAAGCGATCGATTCGGACCGGATCGCGGACCTCGTCGAGTACTTCGCGGACTACGCGGAGTTCCTGGTGGTGGCGCTGCTGCCGGAAGACGCCCAAGCGCTCGACGAGGAGTTCACTCGCGTCACCTCGATCTAA
- the rdfA gene encoding rod-determining factor RdfA — protein MPDTTDNRPSSKVARLIAEYNLDGLGDELEARWTGDGVERTSLRDLADYFNERLLEQTLIDAGMNALESDVSTMYQNLTDDEVSTGVRTDTRSRLEQNGIDADELESDFVSYQAIRSYLTEYRDAEYRQLSDEEKVEKDLQSIQRLMTRTLSVTEERIEKLRETGRVDVEEFEVLLDVQVLCQECGEQYSVSEFLENRGCACQQE, from the coding sequence ATGCCAGACACGACCGACAACCGACCGTCGAGCAAGGTGGCGCGACTGATCGCCGAGTACAACCTCGACGGGTTGGGCGACGAATTGGAGGCCCGCTGGACCGGCGACGGCGTCGAGCGGACGAGCCTCCGCGATCTCGCGGACTACTTCAACGAGCGGCTTCTCGAACAGACGCTCATCGATGCCGGAATGAACGCACTCGAGAGCGACGTCTCCACGATGTATCAGAACCTAACCGACGACGAAGTGAGCACCGGTGTTCGAACCGACACCCGGAGCCGTCTGGAGCAGAACGGGATCGACGCCGACGAACTCGAATCGGACTTCGTCAGCTATCAGGCGATTCGGTCGTATCTCACCGAGTACCGCGACGCCGAGTACCGCCAGCTCTCGGACGAGGAGAAGGTCGAGAAGGACCTTCAGAGCATCCAGCGGTTGATGACACGAACGTTGTCGGTGACCGAAGAGCGAATCGAGAAACTCCGCGAGACCGGCCGGGTCGACGTCGAAGAGTTCGAGGTACTGTTGGACGTGCAGGTGCTCTGCCAGGAGTGCGGCGAGCAGTACTCCGTCTCGGAATTTCTCGAAAACCGCGGCTGTGCCTGTCAACAGGAGTAG